One segment of Amycolatopsis alba DSM 44262 DNA contains the following:
- a CDS encoding prepilin peptidase translates to MQLTASSWWWGGGAAAGLVLGAAVSGLTRRFLRQERRLAAAWWFGAVLTAAAMGLLGWRVEARGELAVYGLVTVLAVPLAVIDWCEHRLPRAWIWPLLAGAMAGFAVLCLVRRDPAPGVRALAALAAAGGLFLILAVATGGGIGAGDVSAAAVVGLVTGWIGWAQVVGALLTASLLALVMVAVPGVRRRDEDGAVVVPFGPCLLAGALVMVLANG, encoded by the coding sequence GTGCAGCTGACGGCGAGCAGCTGGTGGTGGGGTGGCGGTGCTGCCGCCGGCCTGGTGCTCGGTGCGGCGGTGAGTGGGCTCACGCGCCGGTTCCTGCGACAGGAGCGGAGGCTGGCCGCAGCGTGGTGGTTCGGCGCGGTACTCACGGCCGCCGCCATGGGGTTGCTGGGCTGGCGTGTGGAAGCACGCGGCGAACTCGCCGTCTACGGGTTGGTCACCGTCCTGGCGGTTCCCTTGGCGGTAATCGACTGGTGCGAACACCGGCTTCCCCGGGCCTGGATATGGCCTCTGCTTGCCGGTGCCATGGCGGGTTTCGCGGTGCTGTGTTTGGTCCGTCGCGACCCCGCGCCGGGTGTACGAGCGCTTGCCGCACTCGCCGCGGCGGGTGGACTGTTCCTCATTCTCGCCGTGGCCACCGGCGGGGGTATCGGTGCTGGCGACGTCAGCGCCGCCGCCGTGGTCGGGCTGGTGACCGGTTGGATCGGCTGGGCCCAGGTCGTCGGGGCGCTGCTGACGGCCTCTCTGCTCGCGTTGGTCATGGTCGCTGTGCCCGGCGTCCGACGCCGTGATGAAGACGGCGCCGTGGTGGTGCCGTTCGGACCGTGTCTTCTGGCGGGCGCGCTGGTTATGGTGCTGGCGAACGGTTAG
- a CDS encoding DUF6355 family natural product biosynthesis protein, which translates to MIGISRTRAVRYGLAGAVAALAVAGSGVTANAVTTRETAAGSPATVSEGCGYLGWGKYRHCDGGTGSTVMLDVEDFFGGLFRYCVGPGTTNLQPVIRWRVTGAWWNGGVRCIPGYYGPA; encoded by the coding sequence ATGATTGGAATTTCGCGGACTCGTGCGGTTCGATACGGTTTGGCTGGAGCGGTTGCAGCACTCGCTGTCGCGGGGTCGGGTGTGACGGCAAACGCTGTCACGACAAGGGAAACAGCGGCTGGCAGTCCTGCGACCGTCAGCGAAGGATGTGGCTATCTCGGCTGGGGAAAGTATCGGCATTGCGATGGCGGTACCGGGTCCACTGTGATGCTGGACGTCGAGGATTTCTTTGGAGGTCTTTTCCGCTACTGCGTCGGGCCCGGCACGACCAATCTCCAGCCGGTCATCAGATGGCGGGTGACCGGCGCCTGGTGGAACGGAGGCGTCCGCTGCATTCCGGGCTACTACGGCCCAGCGTGA
- a CDS encoding helix-turn-helix domain-containing protein: MRQINSFAEAVHRLRRERGMSLGDVAAKARYSPSYLSKLLHGHRRLLPEVVRQIDRVLDAKGQLERLAEQQRSEGSVGGGKPMQLPADVPGFVGRADVLRMMDAALVSPAEGGAHAIVIEGGFWVGKTALAVHWVTRNLDRFPGGCLFADMRGLGPGAPRTPEDVLDGFLQALGAGQADLNGALEVRAARFRSILAERPAMVVLDNITDYSQVRHLLPGGGSVVVVTSREHQTSLLLRTGGVSIDLPALPAADALTLLARRVGRHRLATDPVAAEAVVRRCGRLPMAVLIVAEHLQQRPDSTMGKIAAKLATDHHRLDLFTSPDPSVNIHGVIDLSYLALPPAAARLFRLLGISPAYTVSADSAAVLADIESDLAESLLAVLRQVHLVTAMPDGRYCIDYLLRAYAYQRALVEEDLREVEKAQDRVLRWYTARALSANNSLIPNWRDSTINSLLADFGQGSLGFDEAMSWCQTEVATALQIAKNTRSHLAKDLLWVLPTAFLPFFAITRSWTDWLIAANDGLDAATAAESTPGTARSLQVLGWAERDLGRTAEAISHLTQALKLYAELGDELPAAWTAYGLALALTDSQRHGEAIAHFLAADDRFQALHHDIGVVMNRAALALAFHEVGDRERAVDTAREALSLAQRHDSDGIHSAAHHSLGLLLQRRGEHRAALTHFDAAASLRRRSWQQWNLADTLIARADSLLALGVRPQATATYERAADILESLRDSRAHEIRARAALGGKPDWAAKNEPAGTVLRFPSWAR, translated from the coding sequence ATGCGACAGATCAACAGCTTTGCTGAGGCGGTGCATCGGCTGCGCCGTGAGCGGGGAATGAGCCTGGGTGATGTGGCCGCGAAGGCTCGCTACAGCCCGAGCTACTTATCCAAGCTGCTCCATGGCCACCGGCGCCTGCTGCCGGAGGTCGTGCGCCAGATCGACAGGGTCCTCGACGCGAAGGGGCAGCTCGAACGCCTCGCCGAACAACAACGCTCCGAAGGCTCGGTAGGTGGGGGCAAGCCGATGCAGTTGCCCGCCGACGTCCCAGGCTTCGTCGGACGCGCAGACGTCCTGCGGATGATGGACGCCGCACTCGTGAGCCCGGCAGAGGGGGGTGCCCACGCGATCGTGATCGAAGGAGGCTTCTGGGTCGGGAAAACGGCGTTGGCCGTGCACTGGGTCACCCGAAACCTGGATCGGTTTCCCGGTGGCTGCCTCTTCGCCGATATGCGCGGGCTGGGCCCTGGGGCACCCAGGACGCCGGAGGATGTACTCGATGGCTTCTTGCAGGCATTGGGCGCCGGTCAGGCAGACCTGAATGGCGCACTTGAGGTCCGGGCGGCACGCTTCCGATCGATCCTCGCCGAACGCCCCGCCATGGTGGTCCTCGACAACATCACCGACTACAGCCAGGTGCGGCATCTGCTGCCCGGCGGCGGCAGCGTCGTCGTCGTTACCAGCCGCGAGCACCAAACCAGCCTGCTGTTGCGGACCGGCGGAGTGTCGATCGACTTGCCCGCCTTGCCGGCCGCCGACGCGCTGACCTTGCTCGCCCGCCGCGTCGGCCGTCATCGGCTAGCCACAGACCCCGTGGCCGCGGAAGCGGTCGTACGGCGCTGCGGCCGACTGCCCATGGCAGTCCTGATCGTCGCGGAACACCTCCAGCAGCGGCCCGACAGCACAATGGGCAAGATCGCAGCCAAGCTGGCGACTGACCATCACCGGCTGGACCTCTTCACCTCGCCGGACCCCTCGGTCAACATCCATGGCGTCATCGATCTGTCCTACCTCGCTCTGCCGCCGGCCGCGGCACGGCTGTTCCGCCTGCTGGGGATCAGCCCCGCGTACACCGTCAGCGCGGACTCCGCTGCCGTGCTTGCCGACATCGAGTCCGACCTAGCGGAGTCTCTTCTCGCCGTGCTTCGGCAGGTTCACCTGGTGACAGCCATGCCGGATGGTCGCTACTGCATCGACTACCTCCTGCGGGCATACGCATATCAGCGCGCGCTGGTCGAGGAGGACCTCCGGGAAGTGGAGAAGGCCCAAGACCGGGTTCTGAGGTGGTACACGGCACGAGCGCTTTCCGCCAACAACTCGCTAATCCCGAACTGGCGTGACTCGACGATCAACAGCCTGCTCGCGGACTTCGGCCAAGGCAGCCTTGGCTTCGACGAGGCGATGTCCTGGTGCCAGACCGAGGTCGCGACCGCCCTGCAAATCGCGAAGAACACCCGCAGTCACCTCGCAAAGGACCTCCTGTGGGTCCTGCCGACTGCGTTCCTCCCCTTCTTCGCCATCACCCGAAGCTGGACGGACTGGCTCATTGCCGCCAACGACGGGCTCGACGCCGCGACCGCGGCGGAAAGCACTCCGGGCACTGCTCGTAGCCTGCAAGTCCTCGGATGGGCCGAGCGTGACCTCGGCCGGACGGCCGAAGCCATCTCTCATCTCACGCAAGCCCTCAAGCTTTATGCCGAACTCGGAGACGAGCTGCCCGCGGCATGGACCGCATACGGCTTGGCGCTCGCTCTTACCGATAGCCAGCGGCACGGTGAAGCGATCGCCCACTTCCTGGCGGCGGATGATCGGTTCCAGGCACTTCACCACGACATCGGCGTCGTCATGAACCGGGCAGCACTCGCCCTTGCCTTCCACGAAGTCGGTGATCGCGAGCGTGCCGTCGACACTGCGCGCGAGGCACTGAGCCTCGCTCAAAGGCACGACTCTGACGGCATCCACAGCGCCGCGCACCACAGCCTCGGCCTCCTGCTGCAGCGCAGAGGCGAACATAGGGCGGCCCTTACACACTTCGATGCCGCAGCCTCACTTCGGCGGCGCTCGTGGCAACAATGGAACCTTGCTGACACACTCATCGCCCGAGCGGACTCCCTGTTAGCCCTGGGAGTACGTCCGCAGGCCACAGCCACCTACGAAAGAGCAGCCGACATACTGGAGAGCCTCCGCGATTCACGGGCGCATGAAATTCGCGCGCGCGCCGCGTTGGGCGGAAAACCTGACTGGGCGGCGAAGAACGAGCCCGCTGGTACCGTGCTGCGCTTTCCTTCGTGGGCACGGTAA